DNA sequence from the Paenibacillus physcomitrellae genome:
CCCCTGCACCAGAGTAGGCATATAATAGATGGTCCGGAACAGATAGATCGTCCGCAGCTTCAGATTCATCAGCAGGGCGATCAGCAGGGACAAAGCCACCTGCAGCGGCACGCTGACCAGCGTGTAGTAAAAAGTCACGCCGAGCGATTTGTAAAAGATGCTGTCCTTAAACAACATCCGGTAGTTATCGGTCCCGATCCACACCGGCGGATTGACGACCTCCCATTGCGTAAAGCTGATATAAAGCGAAAAAATCATCGGTCCGAGCGTAAACAGAAGGAAACCTACGACCCACACCGACACAAACATATAAAAGCTGGCGGTTTTGGTCCGCATCACTTTTTTCTTGACTAAAAATCTCGTAACCGCAAACAGAACCGCGTACAGGATCACGATCAAAGTCAGGAAAGGGAGAAGCGGCAGCAGAACTGCCGGCATCCCCATGTTTTCATAAAACCGGTAAAGTGTTTCGATTAATCCGTTCATAGGCCGCTCCTGTCTTTATTGTTGTAGGATTTTGTTGATCTTCTCGGCCACCTGCGGGAAAACTACCTTGACGTCCTGCTTGCCGATGCCGATCGGCGTCTGGTCGTCAATGGCTTTCAGCTCGTTGTTGATTTCGTTCGTGCGTTTTTGCGCTTCCTGGATATGTTGATTGTCTGCGGCATAAACAAACGCGTTCAGATTTTTGTCCGGGAAGATTTGCTCGAAAGCATCCATGGCACTTGCGAGCACAGGTACGCCGTAAGCGCTTTTATTTCCGCCAATAATCTTTTGGGCTTCATCACTTTGCGTCAGGTAAGTAATGAAGGCTTTGGCCGCATCCGGATTTTTGCTGTCCTTGCTCAGCGCCAGGCCATCCACTTCTTTGGAGCCGCCGTTGCCTGGGAATGGAACCAGGTCCCAGTCAAAACCTTCAGTATCGGCCATTTGCGGAATACTCCATGGACCAAAGTCGGTATACATGCCGATTCGGCCGGAGAGGAACCAGTTCATCATGTCCTGCCCCTGTTTCTCGTTATCGCTTGGCACGGTGCCGGCCTGTTTCGTGGAAACGATATATTCTCCGGCTTGAATGGCCTCCGGCGAATCCAGCGTGGACTTGCTCAAATCATCGGAATAATATTGGCCGCCAAAGGCATAAATCCAGTTGCCGATCCAGAGCGGCTCGGAGCCGTAAATTTTGGAGGAGCCTTCGCCGCTGGTAATCTTTTTGGCGATTTCGTCGAATTGCTCCGTCGTCATCGGTTCGGTTTTGCTTGGAAGCTCGATGTTGTTCTTGGCGAACAAGTCTTTGTTGATCGCCATAACCTTCGGTTTGATGATAAATGGCGCTGCATAGGTTTTGCCGTCAATGGACATTGCATCAACCAGGGACTGTGAGCTAAACACGGAAGGATCGATTTGTAACTCCTGGAAAGCGCTTGCAAATCCAGGTAAATCTCCTCCGGAGACCAAGATGACATCCGGGGTGGTGCCGCCAGCGATCATCGTTTGGAGTTTGGTCAAATAATCCTGCTGAATCCACTGACTTTCTACCTTGATGTCCGGATTGTGGCTTTGGAAATTATCAATCACCTGCTTGATGGCATCGGCTTCCGTCTGAGCTCCCCAAAAGGCAAATGTGATATTCCCTTTCGGGCCTGCCCCTGCACCGCCAGCGTCACTTTGATTACCGGTATTTGCATTGCCAGCTGCATCGTTCGAAGCATTATTCGAGCCGCTGCCGCATGCCGTCAAACCCCATACAACGAGTAAAGACAAAACCAGGATAGACCATTTTCTCATATATAATCTCCCCCTAATGGTAGAAATGCGGCTGTCGTCATAACAGCCGCTCTATCGGTTGCAAGCTGTTTATTGCTTATGCACTGCCCGTCGATTTCAACTTTCGCTCCGCCCCGCAGCTGTTTCTAATGATCAGTTTGGACGGAAGAACCACTTTGAGAGGCACCTCTCTCCCCTCGATTCGTTCAAGCAGCATTTTAACGGCGGTCTGCCCCATTTGTTCGGTGTAAATCTTGATCGTTGTAAGCGGGGGATCCATATAAGCCGCCATTTCGATATCGTCAATGCCAACCAATGCCACATCTTTGGGCACCTTTAGTCCGGCCTCCTTAAGCGCCCTGCCTGCAGCAATAGCCATAGGAT
Encoded proteins:
- a CDS encoding ABC transporter substrate-binding protein; amino-acid sequence: MRKWSILVLSLLVVWGLTACGSGSNNASNDAAGNANTGNQSDAGGAGAGPKGNITFAFWGAQTEADAIKQVIDNFQSHNPDIKVESQWIQQDYLTKLQTMIAGGTTPDVILVSGGDLPGFASAFQELQIDPSVFSSQSLVDAMSIDGKTYAAPFIIKPKVMAINKDLFAKNNIELPSKTEPMTTEQFDEIAKKITSGEGSSKIYGSEPLWIGNWIYAFGGQYYSDDLSKSTLDSPEAIQAGEYIVSTKQAGTVPSDNEKQGQDMMNWFLSGRIGMYTDFGPWSIPQMADTEGFDWDLVPFPGNGGSKEVDGLALSKDSKNPDAAKAFITYLTQSDEAQKIIGGNKSAYGVPVLASAMDAFEQIFPDKNLNAFVYAADNQHIQEAQKRTNEINNELKAIDDQTPIGIGKQDVKVVFPQVAEKINKILQQ